CTCCACCCGGTTGCAGGTAGCAACGTAAACCAGTTCAGATACTCCCAGATGCTTCTTGAGCGCCTGAAGCTTTTCACTGCGGAGAGATTCGGGAATGGTAAGGGCTTCCAATAGCTCCAGCCCGGCTTTCCCGATCTTGACAGAAACGGCTATCATTCTACTAATAGTATCTTTCATCTGCTGGGGAGAAATTAGAAGAATCTATACCAAATTTGTCATAAAATTGTCATGGCTGTCAAATTTTTTTGTGAAAAATCTCACAATATAAGAGATTTTTTTTGTCTTTTTTGCGCTCGATTTCACAAATAACAAATGTACTATGTTGATACATTGATAGTTACAGCATACAAAAGGTATGTATTGCCACATTCAGATTTCTCTTGACAAAGTTAGAATCGTCTAATATTATCACTTCCGAGATGCTGACAAGAAAAGAAGAAGATTACCTGGAGACTATTTATCGTCTCTCGCAAGAGCTCGGTACGGTTGGTATTACCGATATAGCCCGCGAGCGGGGAGTGACCCTGCCGACTGTCTTTTCAGCTGTGAGTCGACTTAAAGCCAACGGCATGATTTCGCAGACCCCTTATGGAAAGATTTCGCTGAATCCTAAGGGTCAGAAGATGGCTGAAGAGATTTATGAATCGCATCGCGTCTTGAGAAAATTTCTTCAGGAGGTGCTGGGATTATCATCGGAGATGGCGGAAGAGAACGCCTGCCGGATGGAGCATGGGTTGAATCGGGAGGCGGTGCGGCGGCTGAAGCTGTTTATCGATATGGTCCAGCATTGCCTGAGCCGGGAAAATTCCTGCATGGAAGAATTTCAGGGAAAGGTGAAGAC
This sequence is a window from Candidatus Zixiibacteriota bacterium. Protein-coding genes within it:
- a CDS encoding metal-dependent transcriptional regulator translates to MLTRKEEDYLETIYRLSQELGTVGITDIARERGVTLPTVFSAVSRLKANGMISQTPYGKISLNPKGQKMAEEIYESHRVLRKFLQEVLGLSSEMAEENACRMEHGLNREAVRRLKLFIDMVQHCLSRENSCMEEFQGKVKT